A region of the Candidatus Bathyarchaeota archaeon genome:
GGAGCCCCTCAAGCCATAGAAGAGGGATCTGTAGATCGCAGCCTCGTCGGGGCATCCAGCCGCCTTAATGAGCAGCCCCTCAGCCTCCCCAGCTGCGAGCTGGAGGGAGGGCTCATCATGCTCCACCCTCACCCTCTCACCCCTCGATAATATGTGGCTCAGCCTGATGGGGAGGGTGGGGAGGTAACCGCCAGCCTCAGGCATCTCCCTCCTATCAGCGCCTGAGGCGAGGTTATCGGACAACCAGATGATCCTCTCATCCTCTGTCTGAGGGTGGTACTTGCTGGGGTATGAGGCCCCGCTGTGATGCCTCATAGCGGTGTTCGCATAATCTTCTCCGAGGGTCCGCCTGAGAAGCTCATGGGTGTAGTAGATGTGCTCTGACCAGGGCCTCCTCATAGCCCAGGAGATAGGCTTGCCTATATCGTGGAGGATCGCACAGATCCGGAGGGCTTCAAGACCCCTCAAATCTCCGCTCTCCAGAAAGCCCATATCACCATCACCTGGTAGATTATTTAAAATTGGTTCCCCATGGAGCGCATAAGCTCCATCAGTATGAGGAGGCATCCGACGGCATCCTCGATGTTGTAGAAGAGGGGCTTCAGGCTTCCGGACCTCATAAATCCCTGGAAAGCCTCATGGTATGAGGCCCCCGAAACATCATCAACGACCCGCATGATGCCCATGCACCTCTCAACAGTCTTCTGCCCATATCCCGGCATCCTTATCCCCAGAAGCCTCAGAGCCTCGTAGAGGTCTAGATGCCCATAGTTTGAGAACACCCCCTCAAAGTCCATCCCGTAGATCCCTCCCCGGTGAGCCAGATACCCCAAGTCGAACCGCCTACCGTTATAGGTGACCAGGCAGCCATCCCCGATGGATGACAGGAGGCTTTGGAGCGACATCAGCAGCCTCTCCTCCAGGTGTGGAGGATAGATCAAAGAGATCAGCATCAGGCCGCACCTCACATCCCTCTCCAGCGCCAAGGCCAGGGTAGCTGCAACCACGGGGTCCTGCCCCTCCCCGGGGAAGCCTTTGGGACTGTAGGTCTCTATGTCAAAACCTATTAACGGCTGCCTCCACCCTCCAATACCCCTCAGCTGTAGGCCGACCCCCTGGCGTGGTGGGGTGTTCGAGCCCTCTAGAAACCGCCTATGGGTCATCGGGCTCACATCCCGCAAAGCCTCAGAAGAAACCCTTCCCGGCAACCAGCCCACCCGAGGTGATAAATAGGAGGCGCTTATACAAATATTGCTAGAGCATTACACTACCAAAATAGAACTACGCTCTACCCAGAAGAAGGGAGGATGAGGAAAAATTGAGGGTGCCAGACTATAGGGAGGCGCTGAGGGTTGAGAACAGCAGAAGAGTTCTCCAGGCCCTGGCATTGAAGGGTGGCATAGCAAACTTCTCCGAGATCGAGGCAGCCTCCGGGGTTAGAGGCTCCGTACTGCACTACCACCTGAACAAGCTCCAGGCCCTGGATGTGGTGGAGAGGGAGACGAAGGGCACCTACCGCCTCGCCTACAGGACACCCCTCTGCTACCTCTTCGAGACAGCATCCGAGGTCCCCATCGCCTACCTCGGCCTCCTCGGGAGGAGGCAGTCACGCCCCAAGCCCGAGACCTCAGTCGCCCTCGAGCTCCTCAGAGAGGAGGGGGTGAACCCAACCCTCACCTACGTAGCCACATCCCCCGAGGCGCTGGATGAGTGGAAAGACCTGAAACCCCCATACCAATGGATACTATGCTACGAAGAGGAGATAATAAACATAGACTCCATCAAGAACAAAGTCAACCCAC
Encoded here:
- a CDS encoding ribonuclease H-like domain-containing protein, whose product is MPGRVSSEALRDVSPMTHRRFLEGSNTPPRQGVGLQLRGIGGWRQPLIGFDIETYSPKGFPGEGQDPVVAATLALALERDVRCGLMLISLIYPPHLEERLLMSLQSLLSSIGDGCLVTYNGRRFDLGYLAHRGGIYGMDFEGVFSNYGHLDLYEALRLLGIRMPGYGQKTVERCMGIMRVVDDVSGASYHEAFQGFMRSGSLKPLFYNIEDAVGCLLILMELMRSMGNQF
- a CDS encoding winged helix-turn-helix transcriptional regulator, yielding MRVPDYREALRVENSRRVLQALALKGGIANFSEIEAASGVRGSVLHYHLNKLQALDVVERETKGTYRLAYRTPLCYLFETASEVPIAYLGLLGRRQSRPKPETSVALELLREEGVNPTLTYVATSPEALDEWKDLKPPYQWILCYEEEIINIDSIKNKVNPQLEQLLKDFIVIIDCTSATKPATIAYYELAQTYMTPLIYIYEETKQLKWLVSKETLKKKLGLT